From Pogoniulus pusillus isolate bPogPus1 chromosome 5, bPogPus1.pri, whole genome shotgun sequence, the proteins below share one genomic window:
- the MITD1 gene encoding MIT domain-containing protein 1 isoform X1, whose protein sequence is MSRAGGDGTAVLERAGAETLRRAVELDVASRFQESLVCYQEGIDLLLQVVKATKDEAKKHCYRKKISEYMTRAEDIKKHIDKEKQDGKYHKQIRIEENATGFCYEKLFQEYLNETVSEVWVEDPYIRQAHQVYNFLRFCEMIVKGPCKVKTIHLLTSYDEGGGRSQQVSGLEEIKESLRSYGVTLNIAFSSSIHDREIRVVSALDTVTWTCDLVMKQQWTSFILNIQRKCDQL, encoded by the exons ATGTCGCGGGCGGGGGGCGATGGCACTGCCGTGCTGGAGCGGGCCGGGGCGGAGACGCTGAGGAGAGCGGTGGAACTGGACGTAGCGTCTCGGTTCCAGGAGTCGCTGGTGTGCTACCAGGAGGGCATTGACCTCCTGCTCCAGGTGGTGAAAG CCACGAAAGATGAGGCCAAAAAACACTGTTACCGGAAGAAAATATCCGAGTACATGACCAGAGCTGAAGACATTAAGAAACACATTGATAAAGAGAAACAAG atGGCAAATACCATAAGCAAATCAGGATAGAGGAAAATGCAACAGGTTTTTGCTATGAGAAGCTTTTCCAAGAGTACCTTAATGAAACTGTTTCTGAAGTTTGGGTGGAGGACCCCTATATTAGGCAAGCTCATCAG GTATATAACTTCCTACGATTCTGCGAGATGATAGTTAAGGGGCCATGCAAAGTGAAAACAATCCACCTCCTCACTTCCTATGATGAA GGCGGTGGAAGGAGTCAGCAAGTAAGTGGCTTGGAAGAAATTAAAGAGTCATTGAGAAGTTATGGAGTAACACTGAATATTGCCTTTTCATCTTCAATACATGATCGAGAAATTAG GGTCGTTTCAGCATTGGATACTGTGACTTGGACTTGCGACCTTGTCATGAAACAACAGTGGACATCTTTCATACTAAACATACAAAGAAAATGTGATCAGCTATGA
- the LIPT1 gene encoding lipoyl amidotransferase LIPT1, mitochondrial: MVLQSSLKNCLQLSCILRIPKAGFRSLTSGGLIIQSISNNVYENLAVEDWIHDHMNLENQHVLFLWRNSPAVVIGRHQNPWQECNLRLLRQKAIKLARRRSGGGTVYHDLGNINLTFFTNRKKYERMENLKLVVKALKALRPQLDIHVTERYDILLDRQYKISGTAAKLGRTTAYHHCTLLCNADKLVLSSVLKSPYKGLKSNATPSVPASVKNLFEEDPSLTCEMLLDAIAEEYATRHQIDHHVTLINPADEFLLPGISNRVKELQNWEWVYGKTPKFSVSTCFNMVYKDSVLDVKVDMDIKHGRIEVCNLGLPEQWLPPSLCNELVKSLTGSKFCPDETTTLAKTLLRMCPEDEELHSRWNLLCENMMMLM, translated from the coding sequence ATGGTACTGCAGTCATCATTAAAGAACTGTCTTCAGCTGTCCTGCATCCTCAGGATTCCAAAAGCTGGCTTCAGAAGCCTAACTAGCGGAGGCCTCATTATCCAGTCTATTTCTAATAATGTTTATGAAAATCTAGCTGTGGAAGATTGGATCCATGACCACATGAATTTAGAGAACCAACATGTCCTTTTCCTGTGGAGAAATTCCCCTGCTGTGGTAATAGGGAGACATCAGAATCCCTGGCAGGAATGCAACCTCAGGCTGTTGAGGCAGAAAGCTATAAAACTAGCCAGGAGAAGAAGTGGAGGAGGGACAGTTTACCATGACTTAGGCAATATCAATTTGACTTTCTTTACAAACCGGAAAAAGTATGAACGAATGGAAAACTTGAAGCTAGTTGTAAAGGCACTGAAAGCCTTGCGCCCCCAGTTAGACATACATGTCACTGAGAGATACGACATCTTGTTAGACAGGCAATACAAAATCTCAGGTACTGCTGCAAAGTTGGGAAGGACAACTGCTTATCACCACTGTACCTTACTCTGTAATGCAGATAAGCTTGTTTTATCTTCTGTACTAAAAAGTCCTTACAAAGGACTAAAAAGCAATGCCACTCCCAGTGTGCCTGCCTCAGTAAAAAATCTTTTTGAGGAGGATCCTAGTTTAACTTGTGAGATGCTCCTGGATGCCATTGCTGAAGAATATGCGACACGACACCAAATAGATCATCATGTCACCTTAATAAATCCAGCTGATGAGTTTCTGCTTCCTGGAATTAGTAATAGAGTTAAAGAACTACAAAACTGGGAGTGGGTGTATGGAAAGACACCGAAGTTCAGTGTTAGCACTTGTTTTAACATGGTCTATAAAGATTCTGTTCTTGATGTTAAAGTGGATATGGACATAAAACATGGAAGGATTGAAGTTTGTAACCTTGGCCTGCCGGAGCAGTGGCTACCACCATCACTGTGTAATGAACTGGTGAAAAGCCTTACTGGCAGTAAGTTTTGCCCAGATGAAACCACTACACTAGCAAAAACATTActaagaatgtgtccagaagatGAGGAGTTGCACAGCAGGTGGAATCTGCTGTGTGAGAACATGATGATGTTAATGTGA
- the MRPL30 gene encoding large ribosomal subunit protein uL30m isoform X3 translates to MEGMMPATWARCLFTKSRIPDSVFQPRPEDHEKYGGDPEQPHKIHVITRIKCVVGRPYWEKKIIHDLGLDKAHRPILHKNIPSVNSKLKIVKHLIRIQPLKLPYGLPTEEEMSDTFLTSKGELVIKRHLKSVEQKKIQP, encoded by the exons atGGAGGGCATGATGCCAGCAACGTGGGCTCGTTGCCTGTTTACAAAGTCGAGAATTCCAGACTCG GTATTTCAGCCACGGCCTGAAGATCATGAAAAGTATGGAGGTGACCCTGAGCAGCCCCACAAAATCCATGTTATTACTAGAATAAAATGTGTAGTTGGTCGCCCGTACTGGGAAAAGAAGATAATACATGATCTCGGATTGGATAAA GCACATCGGCCAATTCTGCACAAGAACATCCCTTCTGTGAATTCCAAGCTGAAGATTGTTAAACATCTGATAAG AATACAGCCACTGAAACTACCTTATGGATTACcaacagaagaagaaatgtCAGACACCTTTCTTACAAGCAAGGGAGAGCTTGTCATTAAACGGCATCTGAAATCTGTGGAACAGAAAAAAATTCAGCCATAA
- the MITD1 gene encoding MIT domain-containing protein 1 isoform X3, which produces MSRAGGDGTAVLERAGAETLRRAVELDVASRFQESLVCYQEGIDLLLQVVKATKDEAKKHCYRKKISEYMTRAEDIKKHIDKEKQDGKYHKQIRIEENATGFCYEKLFQEYLNETVSEVWVEDPYIRQAHQVYNFLRFCEMIVKGPCKVKTIHLLTSYDEGGGRSQQVSGLEEIKESLRSYGVTLNIAFSSSIHDREIRFNNGWMIKIGRGLDYFKKPRGRFSIGYCDLDLRPCHETTVDIFHTKHTKKM; this is translated from the exons ATGTCGCGGGCGGGGGGCGATGGCACTGCCGTGCTGGAGCGGGCCGGGGCGGAGACGCTGAGGAGAGCGGTGGAACTGGACGTAGCGTCTCGGTTCCAGGAGTCGCTGGTGTGCTACCAGGAGGGCATTGACCTCCTGCTCCAGGTGGTGAAAG CCACGAAAGATGAGGCCAAAAAACACTGTTACCGGAAGAAAATATCCGAGTACATGACCAGAGCTGAAGACATTAAGAAACACATTGATAAAGAGAAACAAG atGGCAAATACCATAAGCAAATCAGGATAGAGGAAAATGCAACAGGTTTTTGCTATGAGAAGCTTTTCCAAGAGTACCTTAATGAAACTGTTTCTGAAGTTTGGGTGGAGGACCCCTATATTAGGCAAGCTCATCAG GTATATAACTTCCTACGATTCTGCGAGATGATAGTTAAGGGGCCATGCAAAGTGAAAACAATCCACCTCCTCACTTCCTATGATGAA GGCGGTGGAAGGAGTCAGCAAGTAAGTGGCTTGGAAGAAATTAAAGAGTCATTGAGAAGTTATGGAGTAACACTGAATATTGCCTTTTCATCTTCAATACATGATCGAGAAATTAG ATTCAACAATGGGTGGATGATTAAGATTGGAAGGGGTCTTGATTATTTTAAGAAACCACGG GGTCGTTTCAGCATTGGATACTGTGACTTGGACTTGCGACCTTGTCATGAAACAACAGTGGACATCTTTCATACTAAACATACAAAGAAAATGTGA
- the MRPL30 gene encoding large ribosomal subunit protein uL30m isoform X1: protein MGGARDQALGCCDTHPRLVAPLPWGRVLGKRMEGMMPATWARCLFTKSRIPDSVFQPRPEDHEKYGGDPEQPHKIHVITRIKCVVGRPYWEKKIIHDLGLDKAHRPILHKNIPSVNSKLKIVKHLIRIQPLKLPYGLPTEEEMSDTFLTSKGELVIKRHLKSVEQKKIQP, encoded by the exons ATGGGTGGTGCGAGGGACCAAGCTCTGGGCTGCTGCGACACTCATCCCCGACTCGTTGCGCCGTTGCCGTGGGGCCGG gtgctgggaaagagaatGGAGGGCATGATGCCAGCAACGTGGGCTCGTTGCCTGTTTACAAAGTCGAGAATTCCAGACTCG GTATTTCAGCCACGGCCTGAAGATCATGAAAAGTATGGAGGTGACCCTGAGCAGCCCCACAAAATCCATGTTATTACTAGAATAAAATGTGTAGTTGGTCGCCCGTACTGGGAAAAGAAGATAATACATGATCTCGGATTGGATAAA GCACATCGGCCAATTCTGCACAAGAACATCCCTTCTGTGAATTCCAAGCTGAAGATTGTTAAACATCTGATAAG AATACAGCCACTGAAACTACCTTATGGATTACcaacagaagaagaaatgtCAGACACCTTTCTTACAAGCAAGGGAGAGCTTGTCATTAAACGGCATCTGAAATCTGTGGAACAGAAAAAAATTCAGCCATAA
- the MRPL30 gene encoding large ribosomal subunit protein uL30m isoform X2 encodes MAAASGRGCMGHVAAWKVLGKRMEGMMPATWARCLFTKSRIPDSVFQPRPEDHEKYGGDPEQPHKIHVITRIKCVVGRPYWEKKIIHDLGLDKAHRPILHKNIPSVNSKLKIVKHLIRIQPLKLPYGLPTEEEMSDTFLTSKGELVIKRHLKSVEQKKIQP; translated from the exons ATGGCGGCGGCGTCGGGCCGGGGCTGCATGGGGCACGTAGCCGCCTGGAAG gtgctgggaaagagaatGGAGGGCATGATGCCAGCAACGTGGGCTCGTTGCCTGTTTACAAAGTCGAGAATTCCAGACTCG GTATTTCAGCCACGGCCTGAAGATCATGAAAAGTATGGAGGTGACCCTGAGCAGCCCCACAAAATCCATGTTATTACTAGAATAAAATGTGTAGTTGGTCGCCCGTACTGGGAAAAGAAGATAATACATGATCTCGGATTGGATAAA GCACATCGGCCAATTCTGCACAAGAACATCCCTTCTGTGAATTCCAAGCTGAAGATTGTTAAACATCTGATAAG AATACAGCCACTGAAACTACCTTATGGATTACcaacagaagaagaaatgtCAGACACCTTTCTTACAAGCAAGGGAGAGCTTGTCATTAAACGGCATCTGAAATCTGTGGAACAGAAAAAAATTCAGCCATAA
- the MITD1 gene encoding MIT domain-containing protein 1 isoform X2 produces the protein MSRAGGDGTAVLERAGAETLRRAVELDVASRFQESLVCYQEGIDLLLQVVKATKDEAKKHCYRKKISEYMTRAEDIKKHIDKEKQDGKYHKQIRIEENATGFCYEKLFQEYLNETVSEVWVEDPYIRQAHQGGGRSQQVSGLEEIKESLRSYGVTLNIAFSSSIHDREIRFNNGWMIKIGRGLDYFKKPRGRFSIGYCDLDLRPCHETTVDIFHTKHTKKM, from the exons ATGTCGCGGGCGGGGGGCGATGGCACTGCCGTGCTGGAGCGGGCCGGGGCGGAGACGCTGAGGAGAGCGGTGGAACTGGACGTAGCGTCTCGGTTCCAGGAGTCGCTGGTGTGCTACCAGGAGGGCATTGACCTCCTGCTCCAGGTGGTGAAAG CCACGAAAGATGAGGCCAAAAAACACTGTTACCGGAAGAAAATATCCGAGTACATGACCAGAGCTGAAGACATTAAGAAACACATTGATAAAGAGAAACAAG atGGCAAATACCATAAGCAAATCAGGATAGAGGAAAATGCAACAGGTTTTTGCTATGAGAAGCTTTTCCAAGAGTACCTTAATGAAACTGTTTCTGAAGTTTGGGTGGAGGACCCCTATATTAGGCAAGCTCATCAG GGCGGTGGAAGGAGTCAGCAAGTAAGTGGCTTGGAAGAAATTAAAGAGTCATTGAGAAGTTATGGAGTAACACTGAATATTGCCTTTTCATCTTCAATACATGATCGAGAAATTAG ATTCAACAATGGGTGGATGATTAAGATTGGAAGGGGTCTTGATTATTTTAAGAAACCACGG GGTCGTTTCAGCATTGGATACTGTGACTTGGACTTGCGACCTTGTCATGAAACAACAGTGGACATCTTTCATACTAAACATACAAAGAAAATGTGA